The sequence CGGTGTTCCCCGGGTTCTGGGCGATGATGGGCCTCGCCGCCGTCGTCGGGGGCGTCATGCGGTCGCCGCTCACCGGCGTCGTGTTCACGCTCGAACTCACCCACGCCTGGTCGGTGCTGCTGCCGCTGGTGATCGCCGCGACGTCCGCGTACGCCGTCTCGGCGCTGCTGCTCAAGCGCTCGGTGCTCACCGAGAAGATCGCCCGCCGGGGCCTGCACCTGACGCGCGAGTACTCCACCGACCCGCTGGAGACGTTCTTCGCCCGCGACGTGATGGACGACGGCGCCGTCGTCCTGGACGCCGCCGGCGCCGTGGACGCGGCCCGCCTCGGCGACCAGTCCCTCTTCCCCGTCACCGACGGCGGACGGCTCGCGGGCGTCGCCACCCGCCGCGCGCTGGGCGACGGGCGGACGCCGGGCGACGTCATGACCGCCGACCCCGTCGTCGTGCGGGACGACGACACGCTGCGGCACGTCGCGTCGGTGTTCGCCGCGCACGGCGTCACCCGCGCGCCCGTCGTCGACCACGCCGACCCCGAGCGCGTGCTCGGCGTCATCGCGCTGCGCGACCTGCTGAAGGCCCGGCTGTTCGACCTCACCGAGGAGCACCACCGCGAACGGCATCTCGGCCCGCGCTCCCGGCGGTTCGCGCACAGCCGCTGACGCGCGCGGAAAGAACACGGACCGGGAGGGCGCCCGAGCGCCCTGTCGGGCGGCCCTCCCGGTCGTGGCGTGCCGCGCGGCCCGGCGAACCGGGGCCTCCCCGCGCGACCCGCGAGCCCGTCCGGTACCCCGCCGCGCGGGCGGGGAACCGGATCAGGCGGCCTGGCGGTGATCGGCGTCCAGCAGGTGGTACAGCAGCAGGAGCTGCGTGATCGCCAGCGGGTCGCTGGTGCCCTCGCCGAACCGGCCGAGGGCGTCGGCGTCGAGCCGCCCGTCGCCGGTGCGCTGCCCCACCCGTTCCCAGATCGCCTTTTTCACGATTTCAGATTCGTTGGGCTGAACATAGCCGTGGACGTGCAGCGCGTCGACCGGACGTCCGTCGTCGTCCCGGTGAAGACTCAGGTGCATCGCGGTCTCGGCGCCCGCCGGACCGGCCTCGGCCAGCACGCCGGCGAGGTCGGGGTGGTCGATCGTCGGACGCAGCAGCAGCTCGGCGGACAGCGGGGTGCCGGGCGGGTCGACGCGTCCGGCGACGGGCGCGAACCGCACGACGATGTCGGCCCAGCGGCGCTGCGGGCGGATGTAGGCGGCGCTCTCGGGCTCGCGCCGGTCGAGTTCGGCCTGGACCTGCTCGGGGGTGTAGCCGCGCTTGCCGCAGTCGCGCTGCTGCTTCCAGGACTGGCGCAGCGGCTCGGGCGGGTCCAGGTAGACGGTGATGTCGAAGCACGCGCGGGCCAGCCGCGTGTGCAGCGGCAGCAGGCCCTCGACGATCACGAAGTCCTTCGGCGTGACCAGCTCGGGCCGGACGAGTTCGCCGGTCGCGTGGTCGTAGACGGGCTTGAGGATCGGCTCGCCCATCGACAGGAGCTGAAGGTGCTGCTCCATGATGTCGACGTGGTTGCAGTCGGGGTGGAGGGCGGTGAACGGCTTGCCGACGCGCTCTTTGCGGTCGTACCGGTGGTAGTCGTCCACGCACACCGCGGTCATGCGGTCCGCTCCGAGGCACTCCACGAGCCCCTTGGTCAGGGTCGTCTTGCCCGCGGCGCTGTCGCCGGCGATGGCGAGCATGACGGGCCGCCGGCCCGCGTCGCGCGCCCGGAGCATGTGCACGATCCGATGGGGCACCTGGCCTCCTCCTCGCAGGGGGTCAATGTGTCCTCCGACACGCTAGGCAGGGCGTCCTCACCGGTCGTCCCCCGGATGGGTGAGGGCGCGGGTGAATGCTCCCGAAGCCCGGCGCGGCAGGGGCTACTGACGAGTAGTTTGCGGTTGTTATCGTGCCGGGATGGGCACCCCCGTACGCGTCGTCCTCGTGGACGACCACGAAATGATCCTGGCCGGTCTCCAGGCCATGCTGGCGGGATTCGCGGGCCGCGTGCGGGTGGTGGGCCAGGCGGCCACGTCCGAGGACGCGACCCGGCTGGTCACCACGCTGCGCCCGGACGTCGTGCTCCTGGACGTCCGGCTCGGCCCCGAGAGCGGCCTGGACCTGTGCCGCGCGCTGACCGGACGGGCGCCGTCGTCGCGCGTGGTCTTCCTGTCGGTCTACGACGACGAGCAGTACGTCTTCGAGGCGCTGCGCGCGGGCGCGGGCGGCTACCTGCTGAAACGCGTGGACGGCCCGGAACTCGTCCGGCGCCTGGAGGAGGTCGCGCGCGGCGAGACGGTCGTCGACCCGACCCTCGCCGGGCGGATGGCCGTCACCGCCGCCCGCCTCACCCGCGGCGAGTTCTGGCCGGGCGCCAACCGGGGCCTCACCCAGCGCGAGAGCGAGGTGCTGAGCCTGCTGGTGGGCGGCCTGTCGAACAAGGCGATCGCGGCGCGGCTCGTCCTGAGCGAGGAGACGGTCAAAAGCCATCTCCGCGCGCTGTACCGGAAGCTGGAGGTCGCCGACCGGTCCGCCGCGATCGCGGTGGCGCTGCGCGAGGGCCTGTTCCGGTGAGCGAACACGCCGCAGGCGAGCGGGGGGACACGGCATGAGCGAGCCGGAAGCGCGCGGTTTGAAGCGCGCCGCAGGGGAGCGGGAAGCACAGAGCGCGTTGGATCTGCTGGCCGGGCGGGGGCGGGACCTGCTCGTGCGGATCGTGACCGTCGCGTGCGAGGACCGGGACCTGCCCGAACTGGCCGCCGAGCTGTCCGGGCTCGTGGTCCGGTCGGC comes from Actinomadura rubteroloni and encodes:
- a CDS encoding phosphoribulokinase, with translation MPHRIVHMLRARDAGRRPVMLAIAGDSAAGKTTLTKGLVECLGADRMTAVCVDDYHRYDRKERVGKPFTALHPDCNHVDIMEQHLQLLSMGEPILKPVYDHATGELVRPELVTPKDFVIVEGLLPLHTRLARACFDITVYLDPPEPLRQSWKQQRDCGKRGYTPEQVQAELDRREPESAAYIRPQRRWADIVVRFAPVAGRVDPPGTPLSAELLLRPTIDHPDLAGVLAEAGPAGAETAMHLSLHRDDDGRPVDALHVHGYVQPNESEIVKKAIWERVGQRTGDGRLDADALGRFGEGTSDPLAITQLLLLYHLLDADHRQAA
- a CDS encoding response regulator; translation: MGTPVRVVLVDDHEMILAGLQAMLAGFAGRVRVVGQAATSEDATRLVTTLRPDVVLLDVRLGPESGLDLCRALTGRAPSSRVVFLSVYDDEQYVFEALRAGAGGYLLKRVDGPELVRRLEEVARGETVVDPTLAGRMAVTAARLTRGEFWPGANRGLTQRESEVLSLLVGGLSNKAIAARLVLSEETVKSHLRALYRKLEVADRSAAIAVALREGLFR